A single genomic interval of Thiohalophilus sp. harbors:
- a CDS encoding TatD family nuclease-associated radical SAM protein, producing MQGTKQVLEQPPQTLAYRLHGNCYLNITWHCTLRCRFCPKFNGSWEVQGYDLWLQNEPDVDQILAAIGDPAGYNEIVFCGYGEPTLRLDVLLAVADALKQQGARIRVNTDGLANLVHGCDVTPRLAQVVDAVSISLNAHDEQLYDYHCRPKRHGAFLALQNFARRAREQGIDVTLTAIEGLDEVSIPACEKIASELGVQFRPRYLDQVG from the coding sequence ATGCAGGGTACAAAACAGGTGCTGGAGCAGCCGCCACAGACACTGGCCTATCGCCTGCACGGGAATTGTTATCTGAACATTACCTGGCACTGCACACTGCGCTGCCGGTTTTGTCCCAAGTTCAACGGTAGCTGGGAGGTACAGGGATACGATCTCTGGTTGCAGAATGAGCCGGACGTCGACCAGATCCTGGCGGCGATTGGCGATCCCGCCGGCTATAACGAGATCGTTTTTTGTGGTTACGGCGAGCCGACCCTGCGCCTGGATGTTCTGCTGGCGGTCGCCGACGCCCTCAAACAGCAAGGAGCGAGAATTCGGGTTAATACAGACGGGCTGGCCAACCTGGTCCATGGTTGTGATGTGACGCCGCGCCTGGCACAGGTGGTGGATGCGGTGTCGATCTCCCTCAATGCCCACGACGAACAACTCTACGATTACCATTGTCGTCCCAAACGCCATGGCGCTTTCCTGGCTTTGCAGAACTTCGCCCGTCGTGCCCGTGAGCAAGGGATTGACGTGACTCTTACGGCCATCGAGGGGCTCGACGAGGTCAGCATCCCGGCGTGTGAGAAAATCGCCAGCGAGCTGGGGGTGCAGTTTCGTCCCCGTTACCTGGACCAGGTTGGCTGA